One Sediminicola sp. YIK13 DNA segment encodes these proteins:
- a CDS encoding alpha/beta hydrolase — MSISSDNLELSGHLHLPFHNPTKTAIIIVGGRGCNADETKYNLYAKFFRKYGIAVLAYQKRGTGNSTGNCDLATVKDLATDLSNVKSFLVTHNEGFEKIGVLGISAGGWTMAKAEQNANFDFMISIVGPSTSVKDQQIQSATFGADFYQLQPTAKEKLIEYTNLMFDAKPTKKGFESMENLLASSEEEGWRQLLESTDIPKTETEIKNLWVRRHNFDPKNVLKSYANPFLGIYGERDWIVPQKENIELLKEYFKDNFENLTTVNAYNAEHGMEMESKWIDLGQNQWYWHFYRISPEVRIAIVDFLDKYKLIK; from the coding sequence GTGTCGATTAGCTCAGATAATCTAGAGTTATCTGGTCATTTACATCTTCCTTTTCACAACCCAACCAAAACCGCAATAATCATAGTTGGTGGTAGAGGTTGTAATGCTGACGAAACAAAATACAATCTATATGCCAAATTTTTTAGGAAATACGGTATAGCAGTTCTTGCCTATCAAAAACGAGGAACTGGTAATTCTACCGGAAATTGTGATTTGGCAACTGTAAAGGATTTGGCAACGGATTTAAGCAACGTAAAATCGTTTTTAGTAACACATAATGAAGGCTTTGAAAAAATCGGAGTTTTAGGAATAAGTGCCGGAGGATGGACCATGGCCAAGGCAGAACAAAATGCTAACTTTGATTTTATGATTAGTATAGTTGGTCCGTCCACATCAGTTAAAGATCAACAAATTCAATCAGCCACTTTTGGGGCAGATTTTTACCAGCTTCAACCAACAGCCAAAGAAAAGCTAATTGAATACACTAATCTTATGTTCGACGCTAAGCCCACCAAAAAAGGCTTCGAATCAATGGAAAATTTGTTAGCATCATCGGAAGAAGAAGGTTGGCGTCAACTTTTAGAAAGTACAGATATTCCAAAAACTGAAACTGAAATTAAAAATCTATGGGTACGAAGACACAATTTTGACCCAAAGAATGTCCTTAAAAGTTATGCCAACCCATTTTTGGGAATATATGGAGAAAGAGATTGGATTGTTCCACAAAAAGAAAACATTGAACTTTTGAAAGAGTATTTCAAGGACAATTTTGAGAATCTGACAACAGTGAATGCTTATAATGCCGAACACGGGATGGAAATGGAGTCCAAATGGATTGATTTAGGGCAAAACCAATGGTATTGGCACTTTTATAGAATTTCACCAGAAGTACGGATCGCTATTGTAGATTTTTTAGATAAATACAAATTGATTAAATAA
- a CDS encoding formylglycine-generating enzyme family protein, with protein MLLPAPVGSFEPNKLGVCDINGNIWEWCSDWYGAYSNQKMIDPQGPISGKNKVGRGASYDCRPLGILGQLAEHLLNLILKGPDLDLH; from the coding sequence TTGCTTTTACCGGCTCCTGTTGGATCCTTTGAGCCGAATAAACTAGGGGTATGTGACATAAATGGCAATATCTGGGAATGGTGTAGCGACTGGTATGGAGCATATTCCAACCAAAAGATGATTGACCCTCAAGGGCCAATTTCAGGAAAAAACAAGGTAGGTCGTGGAGCAAGCTATGATTGCAGACCCTTGGGCATTCTAGGTCAGCTAGCAGAGCATTTGTTGAACCTGATTTTAAAAGGCCCGGATTTAGACTTGCATTGA
- a CDS encoding formylglycine-generating enzyme family protein, with translation MVEIEGGTFIMGQNNGEGDEKPEHLVEIKDFYIAKFEITVAEYRKFCNCN, from the coding sequence ATGGTAGAAATCGAAGGAGGAACTTTCATAATGGGCCAGAATAATGGTGAAGGTGACGAAAAACCAGAACATCTTGTTGAAATTAAAGATTTCTATATTGCCAAATTTGAAATTACAGTTGCGGAGTATAGAAAATTCTGTAATTGCAACTAA
- a CDS encoding PLDc N-terminal domain-containing protein, with protein sequence MKQILWKKISVDFLSTLFVWQSLFLASIGFLVYCLIDILKNKFVQNDKIVWLLVVILLPILGSVLYVSIGRKKKLRQN encoded by the coding sequence TTGAAGCAAATATTATGGAAAAAAATTAGTGTAGATTTTTTATCAACCCTTTTCGTTTGGCAGTCATTATTCCTTGCATCAATTGGATTTTTGGTTTATTGCCTAATTGATATTTTAAAAAACAAATTTGTTCAAAATGATAAAATTGTTTGGCTCTTAGTCGTCATACTTCTTCCGATTTTAGGCTCAGTTTTGTATGTATCTATCGGCAGGAAAAAGAAGCTAAGGCAGAATTAA
- a CDS encoding DUF6090 family protein produces the protein MIKFFRRIRQQLLSENKFSKYLLYAVGEIVLVVIGILIAVQINSWHSKIKEDKLKAVYIKNLINDFTKDTIQLNARIKDNEDNYYTLGIDSIITYIESPLTTLLDIKNLAKNKPLTGLRTINQYNVNTFNILVSTGDISLFEDALVQKSHGAKSVTKF, from the coding sequence ATGATCAAATTCTTCCGCCGTATCAGGCAGCAACTTCTCTCTGAAAATAAATTCAGCAAATATCTACTTTACGCCGTTGGTGAAATTGTGCTTGTAGTCATTGGCATTTTAATTGCCGTACAAATAAACTCCTGGCATTCAAAAATAAAAGAAGACAAGTTAAAAGCGGTCTATATAAAAAACCTAATCAATGACTTTACCAAAGACACTATACAGCTAAACGCGAGGATTAAAGACAATGAAGATAATTATTATACGCTGGGAATCGACTCTATAATCACGTATATTGAAAGTCCCCTAACAACTTTATTGGACATAAAAAATTTAGCTAAAAACAAACCACTGACTGGTTTAAGGACGATAAACCAATACAATGTAAATACATTCAATATTCTAGTCTCTACAGGAGATATTAGTTTGTTTGAAGATGCTTTGGTGCAAAAAAGTCATGGAGCTAAATCGGTTACAAAATTTTGA
- a CDS encoding alpha/beta hydrolase family protein — protein sequence MTKSILATIFIFPLTFLCYCQTDTIQLIEPTGNYAVGTSVYEWIDETREMKIRPDFSQKRALVTQFWYPVKSDSTLTKSPYSALSKDYQKTFTNSYLRTSIAAEIDKTSLIIIVPGRGTERFLYTTIAEELASYGFVVASIDMPEIGYVIYKDGFTLYPSDDFKTPSGMMAGPYQKVDAFFEEPTEMGYQDLMFALEKINELNANAFENKLDLNKIGVYGHSLGGRIAGEFTARNKKVRALSTMEGIPPRDVRYEGKIDVPSLMLCSSGTLKYAVDNYNSFIDNRKNTVYMTELIDFGHNSMTDNPYIYPENFRYDIDSQKALEISRTLLTKFFKEALLGETGFYEENKDMEFVKIEKYK from the coding sequence ATGACAAAAAGTATTCTAGCGACAATTTTTATTTTTCCTTTAACCTTTCTGTGTTATTGTCAGACTGATACGATTCAATTAATTGAACCTACTGGGAATTATGCTGTTGGTACTTCAGTTTACGAATGGATAGACGAGACAAGGGAAATGAAGATACGACCCGACTTTTCTCAGAAAAGAGCACTAGTGACTCAATTTTGGTATCCAGTAAAATCTGATTCTACCTTGACCAAATCCCCATATAGCGCATTATCTAAAGACTATCAAAAAACATTTACCAATTCTTATCTAAGGACTTCCATTGCTGCAGAAATTGACAAAACCTCGTTGATAATAATAGTACCGGGCAGAGGAACAGAAAGATTTCTTTACACAACTATTGCGGAAGAGCTAGCAAGTTACGGATTTGTGGTTGCCTCAATAGATATGCCCGAAATAGGTTATGTTATTTATAAAGACGGTTTTACTTTATATCCATCTGATGATTTTAAAACACCAAGCGGGATGATGGCAGGCCCTTATCAAAAAGTGGATGCTTTTTTTGAAGAACCAACAGAGATGGGGTATCAAGATTTAATGTTTGCTCTTGAAAAAATCAATGAACTTAACGCAAATGCTTTTGAAAATAAATTAGACTTAAACAAGATAGGTGTTTATGGGCATTCTCTAGGTGGTAGAATAGCCGGTGAATTTACTGCCAGAAACAAAAAGGTAAGGGCATTGTCAACTATGGAAGGCATACCGCCTCGGGATGTAAGGTATGAGGGGAAGATAGATGTTCCATCATTAATGTTATGTAGCTCTGGAACTCTAAAATATGCTGTGGATAATTACAATAGTTTTATCGATAATCGGAAAAATACAGTTTATATGACGGAGTTAATTGACTTTGGACATAATTCAATGACCGACAATCCATATATCTACCCTGAAAATTTTAGGTACGATATTGATTCTCAAAAAGCACTTGAGATTAGTCGAACTTTACTAACAAAATTTTTCAAAGAGGCTTTATTAGGCGAAACAGGCTTTTATGAAGAGAATAAAGATATGGAGTTTGTGAAAATCGAAAAGTATAAATAA
- a CDS encoding DUF1348 family protein encodes MKSKLSIINAFLIIVIVMTGCNSDKSEYNKMVEFGQRYTDAWNSNQPEKMASFYAHNGMLTVNKGTPAVGRKQLAETAQSYMEAFPDMELTMDSLTKEDDAYRYYWTFKGTNTGPNGTGNKVDFSGFEEWTMNDQGLVHKSIGTYDAQEYERQLKGN; translated from the coding sequence ATGAAAAGTAAACTTTCAATAATAAACGCATTTCTTATAATCGTAATTGTAATGACAGGATGTAATTCGGACAAGTCAGAATACAATAAAATGGTTGAATTTGGACAAAGATATACTGACGCTTGGAATAGCAACCAACCAGAAAAAATGGCTTCATTTTATGCGCATAATGGAATGCTTACTGTAAATAAAGGAACACCAGCAGTGGGAAGAAAACAATTAGCAGAAACCGCTCAGTCTTATATGGAAGCATTTCCCGATATGGAATTGACAATGGACAGTCTTACCAAGGAAGATGATGCCTACAGATATTATTGGACTTTTAAAGGAACTAATACAGGACCAAACGGAACTGGAAATAAAGTGGATTTCAGCGGATTCGAGGAATGGACAATGAATGACCAAGGGCTCGTCCATAAATCGATCGGAACTTATGATGCCCAAGAATACGAAAGACAGCTGAAAGGAAATTAA
- a CDS encoding toxin-antitoxin system YwqK family antitoxin, with product MNMKGIEKEYIKVSLLIAFLILHSVGFAQKAISMKETETRREVSMAEASGKNTNGVYRYYARGDDKPFTGILFAKYPNGNYSSWQEYIDGVGQGKWINYYENGNYKEIGNYKNNLIEGPIKKYYENGSLQAEGNYKDWRVKIGKWNYYDQNGNLQSAIDYGDKGSIEEVKEYYNRGDISYRWYSEILSKNGFKE from the coding sequence ATGAATATGAAAGGAATTGAAAAAGAATATATCAAAGTCAGCCTCCTAATTGCATTTTTAATTTTGCACTCAGTAGGATTTGCCCAAAAGGCTATATCCATGAAAGAAACTGAAACAAGGCGTGAGGTTTCTATGGCAGAAGCTTCTGGAAAAAACACAAATGGTGTTTACAGGTATTATGCCCGTGGTGATGACAAACCTTTTACCGGAATCTTATTTGCGAAGTATCCTAATGGAAATTATTCCTCATGGCAAGAGTATATTGATGGTGTTGGACAGGGAAAATGGATCAATTATTATGAAAATGGAAATTATAAAGAAATTGGAAACTACAAAAACAATCTTATTGAAGGGCCTATAAAAAAGTATTACGAAAATGGTAGTCTACAAGCTGAAGGAAACTATAAGGACTGGAGAGTTAAAATTGGAAAATGGAACTACTATGACCAAAATGGAAATCTTCAATCCGCAATAGATTACGGTGACAAAGGAAGTATTGAAGAAGTAAAAGAATACTACAATAGAGGTGATATATCCTATAGGTGGTACTCTGAAATACTTTCAAAAAACGGTTTTAAGGAGTAA
- a CDS encoding M23 family metallopeptidase, translating into MKFILLTVYLMTSLFGFSQNEQPRFREVSSKFRTNYNSSNYEAIHTMFDTVMRTFLSQKETADFLNTVKSNFGTIKKMEFYDINNSAHVYRTTFDKEIVDISFALNSEHQISGLFIPRNSFENSTDLKRNATKMIFPFKEEAFVYWGGESTEVNYHMEDINQQYALDILMVENGAPYSGDPKKNESYFVFGKNIIAPCDATVVKVINGVKDNIPGELNKLDPTGNTIVLETDRKEYLLFAHLKSNSVLVREGDLVKQGQVIAQCGNSGNTTQAHLHFQLQNTVDLFNTKGVKVYFDEIIVNGQIEKDYMPKKEDFIKNVKRFID; encoded by the coding sequence ATGAAATTTATACTCCTGACGGTTTACTTGATGACTTCTTTATTTGGTTTTTCACAAAACGAACAGCCGAGATTTAGGGAAGTTTCCAGCAAATTCCGAACTAATTATAATAGTTCCAATTATGAAGCTATCCATACTATGTTTGATACCGTTATGAGGACTTTTCTTTCGCAAAAAGAAACTGCTGATTTTCTAAATACGGTAAAATCTAATTTCGGGACCATAAAGAAAATGGAATTTTATGACATTAATAATTCTGCTCATGTTTATAGAACAACCTTTGATAAGGAGATAGTCGATATTTCCTTTGCGTTGAATAGTGAACATCAAATTAGTGGATTATTTATCCCAAGAAATAGCTTCGAAAATTCTACAGATTTAAAAAGAAATGCAACCAAAATGATTTTTCCTTTTAAAGAAGAAGCTTTTGTCTACTGGGGCGGAGAATCAACTGAGGTAAATTATCACATGGAAGACATCAACCAACAGTATGCGTTGGATATATTAATGGTAGAAAATGGTGCTCCTTATTCTGGAGACCCTAAGAAAAATGAAAGCTATTTTGTATTTGGCAAGAATATTATTGCTCCTTGTGATGCCACGGTTGTTAAAGTAATAAATGGAGTAAAGGACAACATCCCAGGCGAGTTAAACAAACTTGATCCCACTGGAAACACAATTGTCTTAGAAACAGACAGAAAAGAATATCTACTATTTGCCCACCTCAAGTCAAATTCAGTTTTAGTCAGAGAAGGTGATTTGGTTAAACAAGGACAAGTAATAGCACAATGTGGAAATTCTGGCAATACCACCCAAGCTCATTTGCATTTTCAACTTCAAAATACTGTTGATTTATTCAATACAAAGGGAGTAAAAGTCTATTTTGATGAAATAATTGTTAATGGACAAATTGAAAAAGACTACATGCCAAAAAAAGAAGATTTTATAAAGAATGTCAAAAGATTTATAGATTAA
- a CDS encoding nuclear transport factor 2 family protein, whose protein sequence is MTTEQNINIINSLYNAFSTGDMPTVLGLMSPEIEWNEAESNSLADGNPYIGSNAILEGVFARLGANHEYFGLQDIKVHGMDENKVLATLRYDAKGKATGMAYNAQAAHLWTLNDFGKIIAFQQFVDTKKLADSGV, encoded by the coding sequence ATGACAACTGAACAAAACATCAACATTATTAATTCCCTGTACAATGCGTTCTCGACTGGAGATATGCCGACGGTATTGGGGCTAATGTCTCCTGAAATCGAATGGAATGAGGCCGAAAGTAATTCGCTTGCAGATGGCAACCCTTATATTGGCTCAAATGCCATTTTAGAAGGTGTTTTTGCACGCCTTGGTGCCAACCACGAGTATTTTGGCCTACAGGATATAAAGGTCCATGGAATGGATGAAAACAAAGTTTTGGCTACCTTGAGATATGATGCAAAAGGGAAAGCCACAGGAATGGCTTACAATGCGCAAGCCGCACATCTATGGACGCTTAATGATTTTGGAAAAATTATTGCTTTTCAGCAATTTGTAGATACCAAAAAGTTGGCTGATTCAGGAGTGTAG
- a CDS encoding amidohydrolase family protein, translating to MKILKRLLKIVFALIGVFFLTIIITLWVDSFGTSYLRIDMTDQTSNNSYLISNVNIVPMHQDTVLVNKMVHIKEGVIITIADTIEVKGIEIIDAKNKYLTPGLIDMHVHVWDRYELGLYLSNGVTAVRNLWGMPMHLRIKEDVINDLIISPAFFTTGPKLTGPEFIGDDNFNLNNPTEAKEKVISYKSQGYDLIKTYYGLDKEIFDAVIEQAKISEMDIVAHPSQKVPFSYHLNSRIKSIEHAEEIVQQPLHFVLDTLKLRPIVDSISRSKHTSYCPTITVFNNIYQMMVNDSILDSESLEYMNPLIKKVDSKKQFERWFTAKQENPGTVDRIKKQHDFHITIVKKLHEAGATIVCGTDAGIGVTLPGFSIHKEMAFYKEAGLSNYEVLKTATVNASKTHSIMNQLGTIEEGKIANLLLVNTNPLVDLSTLENPTCVFVKGRKLNRETLDSYNEKAKNRKNLIASALMYFENLIIER from the coding sequence ATGAAAATATTAAAAAGATTATTAAAAATTGTCTTCGCTCTCATTGGAGTATTTTTCCTTACCATAATTATTACCCTTTGGGTTGATTCATTTGGGACGAGCTATTTAAGAATCGATATGACCGACCAAACCTCAAATAATTCTTATTTAATATCGAATGTTAACATTGTCCCAATGCATCAAGACACTGTTTTAGTAAATAAAATGGTGCATATAAAGGAGGGTGTAATTATAACGATTGCAGATACCATTGAGGTTAAGGGAATTGAAATTATTGATGCAAAGAACAAATACTTGACACCTGGTCTTATCGATATGCACGTTCATGTGTGGGATAGATACGAACTCGGACTGTACCTATCAAATGGCGTTACGGCAGTTAGAAACTTATGGGGCATGCCAATGCATTTGAGAATTAAAGAAGACGTAATTAATGACCTTATTATTTCACCGGCGTTTTTTACGACAGGACCCAAACTAACAGGACCAGAATTTATTGGTGACGATAATTTCAATCTTAATAATCCAACTGAGGCAAAAGAAAAGGTGATTTCATATAAGTCCCAGGGGTACGATTTAATTAAAACGTATTACGGTTTAGATAAAGAAATATTTGATGCTGTAATTGAACAAGCAAAGATTTCTGAAATGGATATCGTGGCCCACCCTTCGCAAAAAGTGCCTTTTTCGTATCATTTGAACTCACGGATCAAATCAATTGAACATGCAGAGGAAATTGTACAGCAACCTTTACATTTTGTTTTAGACACCCTCAAACTACGCCCTATTGTTGATTCCATTTCACGGTCTAAGCACACAAGTTATTGTCCTACAATTACTGTATTTAACAATATTTATCAAATGATGGTCAATGATTCAATTTTAGATTCAGAATCATTGGAGTACATGAATCCGCTCATTAAAAAAGTTGATAGCAAAAAACAGTTTGAACGTTGGTTTACTGCTAAACAAGAAAATCCTGGCACAGTTGATCGGATAAAAAAACAGCATGATTTTCACATTACCATTGTTAAAAAGTTACATGAAGCGGGTGCCACTATTGTTTGTGGAACTGACGCGGGTATTGGAGTTACCCTTCCTGGTTTTTCAATTCATAAAGAAATGGCCTTTTATAAAGAAGCTGGCCTTTCTAATTATGAAGTATTAAAAACGGCCACTGTAAACGCTTCCAAAACGCATTCAATTATGAACCAACTAGGAACTATTGAAGAGGGCAAGATTGCTAACTTATTGTTAGTGAATACAAACCCACTTGTTGATTTGTCGACACTTGAGAATCCGACCTGTGTTTTTGTAAAGGGGAGAAAATTGAACAGAGAGACTTTGGATTCATATAATGAAAAGGCAAAGAATCGGAAGAATTTAATAGCGTCTGCTCTTATGTATTTTGAAAACCTAATAATTGAAAGATAA
- a CDS encoding TolB family protein — protein MNKFKIMLIITIFGMWNCNNVPKIPKIEYSKEIVSSPISFAMGIISTEENSEFELTFSADGLKVYFSRREPGKKQKIYVSDFKDGKWGTPKRADFSNDRDETASITPNGKFLFFGSERPIPNKPNKGNFDMNIWMMEKTDKGWSEPKPLPEPINAVQIENEEWPSSNNNFFFTNDNQTFYFTTMMRGTKSIKLYETKFDGKDFSEPKAINGIFDDEKFWIYSAVISPDGKYLVFNSYGAPGGTGGEDIFISKKTDNGWGKAKPIGPKVNSKDEESSPRFSRDGKYFFFSRAENLGDYEYGEWSIFFVETKYLNLEKIFE, from the coding sequence GTGAATAAATTTAAAATCATGCTCATAATTACAATTTTCGGAATGTGGAATTGTAATAATGTCCCGAAAATTCCAAAAATTGAATATTCAAAAGAAATCGTTTCTAGCCCAATTTCCTTCGCAATGGGTATAATTTCTACTGAAGAAAACAGCGAATTTGAACTGACTTTTTCTGCCGACGGACTGAAAGTCTACTTTTCAAGAAGGGAACCTGGGAAAAAGCAAAAGATTTATGTGAGCGACTTTAAAGATGGTAAATGGGGAACACCAAAACGTGCTGATTTCTCCAATGACAGAGACGAAACAGCATCTATAACTCCAAATGGGAAGTTTCTTTTCTTCGGTTCGGAACGTCCTATTCCAAACAAGCCAAATAAAGGGAATTTTGATATGAATATTTGGATGATGGAAAAAACCGACAAAGGCTGGAGCGAACCAAAACCATTGCCTGAACCAATTAATGCTGTTCAAATAGAAAATGAAGAATGGCCGTCTTCTAACAATAATTTCTTTTTTACTAATGACAACCAAACATTTTATTTCACAACAATGATGCGTGGAACAAAAAGTATAAAGCTTTATGAAACGAAATTTGATGGAAAAGATTTTTCTGAACCAAAAGCGATAAACGGCATTTTTGACGATGAAAAATTTTGGATTTATTCGGCCGTAATTTCACCCGATGGAAAATATTTGGTTTTCAATTCTTATGGCGCCCCCGGTGGAACAGGTGGCGAAGATATTTTTATTTCTAAAAAGACCGACAATGGATGGGGAAAAGCAAAGCCAATAGGACCAAAAGTCAATTCAAAAGATGAAGAAAGTAGTCCGAGGTTTTCAAGAGACGGTAAGTATTTCTTTTTTAGTAGAGCAGAGAATTTAGGGGATTATGAATATGGGGAATGGAGCATTTTCTTTGTCGAAACTAAATATCTGAATTTGGAAAAAATATTTGAATAA